The following proteins come from a genomic window of Maylandia zebra isolate NMK-2024a linkage group LG22, Mzebra_GT3a, whole genome shotgun sequence:
- the LOC106676710 gene encoding cytosolic non-specific dipeptidase, translating to MSHLTELFKYVDDHQDLYVQRLAEWVGVQSVSAWPEKRGEIKKMMEMAAKDIERLGGTVELVDVGKQKLPSGEEIPLPPIILGQLGSDPAKKTVCIYGHLDVQPANIDDGWDTEPFTLVEKDGKLYGRGSTDDKGPVLAWFNCIEAYQKIGKDLPINIKFCFEGMEESGSEGLDDLVFSRKDTFFKDVDYVCISDNYWLGKNKPCITYGLRGICYFFLEVECGGKDLHSGVFGGSVHEAMTDLIALMGSLVDKRGKILVPGIYDSVAPLTAEEQKLYEKIDFDLDEYCKDVGVDQLLHDTKEQILMHRWRYPSLSLHGIEGAFSEAGAKTVIPRKVIGKFSIRLVPDMDPRDVEKQVVDHLQKKFAELGSPNKLKVNMGHGAKAWVSDFNHPHYMAGRKAMKTVFGVEPDLTREGGSIPVTLTFQEATGRNVMLLPVGSSDDGAHSQNEKINRSNYIQGVKLLGAYFHEVSLLE from the exons ATGTCTCATCTCACAGAACTTTTCAAGTATGTGGACGACCACCAGGACCTGTATGTGCAG CGCCTCGCTGAGTGGGTGGGTGTCCAGAGTGTGTCTGCTTGGCCTGAGAAGCGCGGGGAGATCAAAAAAATGATGGAGATGGCAGCCAAGGACATCGAGAGGCTGGGAGGGACTGTGGAGTTGGTGGACGTTGGCAAGCAGAAG CTTCCCTCAGGAGAGGAGATCCCCCTGCCTCCTATCATTCTGGGGCAGTTAGGATCAGACCCAGCCAAGAAGACGGTGTGTATTTATGGGCACCTTGATGTTCAGCCAGCAAACATCGATGATGGCTGGGACACAGAGCCTTTTACTCTGGTGGAGAAAGACG gtAAGCTCTATGGACGAGGATCTACTGATGACAAGGGTCCAGTGTTGGCCTGGTTTAACTGCATTGAAGCGTATCAGAAGATCGGAAAG GACCTTCCCATCAACATCAAATTCTGCTTCGAGGGGATGGAAGAATCTGGATCTGAGGGTCTGGATGATCTTGTGTTTTCTAGAAAGGACACTTTCTTTAAAGACGTGGACTACGTCTGCATCTCTGACAACTACTGGCTGGGCAAGAACAAACCCTGCATCACCTACGGTCTGAGAGGAATCTGCTATTTCTTCCTTGAG GTGGAGTGTGGTGGGAAGGACTTGCACTCAGGGGTGTTTGGTGGCTCTGTTCATGAGGCCATGACCGACCTCATCGCACTTATGG GCTCCCTGGTTGACAAAAGGGGTAAGATTTTGGTTCCTGGGATCTATGACAGTGTGGCGCCTCTGACAGCAGAGGAGCAAAAGCTGTACGAGAAGATCGACTTTGACTTGGATGAGTACTGTAAAGATGTGGGGGTTGACCAGCTGCTGCATGACACAAAG GAACAAATCCTCATGCACCGTTGGAGATATCCTTCTCTTTCCCTTCATGGTATTGAGGGGGCTTTCTCTGAAGCAGGAGCCAAGACGGTTATTCCTCGCAAGGTCATCGGCAAGTTTTCCATCCGCCTTGTGCCTGACATGGACCCTAGAGATGTGGAGAAGCAG GTCGTCGATCATCTGCAGAAGAAGTTTGCTGAACTGGGAAGCCCCAATAAACTGAAAGTGAACATGGGCCACGGGGCAAAAGCCTGGGTCTCAGACTTCAACCACCCACACTACATGGCAGGGAGAAAGGCCATGAAGACAG TCTTCGGGGTCGAGCCTGATCTGACTCGCGAGGGCGGCAGCATCCCAGTCACCCTGACCTTCCAGGAGGCCACAGGCCGTAATGTCATGCTGCTTCCTGTAGGGTCCTCTGATGATGGAGCTCACTCTCAGAATGAAAAGATCAACAG ATCAAACTACATTCAGGGAGTCAAGCTGCTGGGAGCATACTTCCATGAGGTCTCTCTGCTGGAGTGA
- the dus3l gene encoding tRNA-dihydrouridine(47) synthase [NAD(P)(+)]-like — protein sequence METAEEVNVSKRADVAAKGEAAIKPEFLTTKDKFHGLLDSEWQSSKREKASESDAVEDSKETSLEEPEPKRLKQNFEGRPDGKRLRGQNKSRPHTKPTAYDEKRLCHSIIQNKECPFGAKCFFDHDIVKYMDSKPSDIGETCHIYETFGKCAYGLSCRFAKAHTTPDFKSMEKADLVKVYEGRTMVKNNMSKELQGRLRKRSVSFEKSEKYLKTLSDNKDKGAQQGDAGEKQPVSSEVQTSSDKQSALVKTVGPLTDADVIKLRPCEKKQVDFQDKLYLAPLTTCGNLPFRRVCKRFGADITCGEMAMCTNLLQGHQSEWALLRRHESEDVFGIQVEGSFPDTMTRCAELINNNTEVDFVDINSGCPIDLVYNKGGGCGLMTRTRKFERIVKGMNYVLDVPLTVKIRTGVQEKSNIAHKLIPEMKNWGVSMITLHGRSREQRYTKLADWDYITTCAKLASPIPLFGNGDILSYEDAMKAKETGVSGIMIARGALIKPWIFTEIKESRHWDISSSERLDILKDFSNFGLEHWGSDTRGVERTRTFLLEWLSFLCRYIPVGLLERVPQKINERPPYYMGRNYLETLMASQNVEDWIRISEMLLGPVPKNFEFLPKHKANSYK from the exons ATGGAAACAGCGGAGGAGGTGAACGTTTCGAAGAGGGCAGACGTGGCTGCAAAGGGTGAAGCTGCGATCAAACCAGA ATTCCTTACAACCAAAGACAAGTTTCATGGGTTGTTAGACTCAGAGTGGCAGAGCTCAAAAAGAGAGAAAGCCAGTGAAAGTGATGCAGTTGAGGATTCAAAGGAGACTTCTTTGGAGGAACCTGAACCTAAAAGGCTGAAACAAAATTTTGAGGGTAGACCAGATGGCAAGCGTCTTCGGGGACAGAATAAGTCAAGGCCGCACACAAAGCCCACAGCCTACGATGAAAAACGACTTTGTCACTCAATCATTCAG AACAAAGAATGCCCCTTTGGAGCAAAGTGCTTCTTTGACCATGACATTGTCAAGTATATGGATTCTAAGCCTTCCGATATTGGGGAAACCTGTCACATCTATGAAACATTTGGAAAATGTGCCTACGGTTTGTCCTGCCGCTTCGCCAAGGCCCACACTACGCCTGACTTCAAATCCATGGAGAAGGCCGATCTGGTCAAGGTGTATGAAGGCAGGACTATGGTGAAGAACAACATGAGTAAGGAGCTCCAGGGTCGCCTGAGGAAGCGATCGGTGTCCTTCGAAAAGTCAGAAAAGTACCTGAAAACACTCTCAGACAACAAAGATAAAGGAGCACAGCAAGGCGACG CTGGagaaaaacagcctgtttctAGTGAAGTACAG ACCAGCTCAGATAAACAGTCTGCTCTAGTGAAGACCGTCGGCCCATTGACTGATGcagatgtcatcaagctgcgcccgTGTGAAAAGAAGCAG GTGGATTTTCAAGACAAGCTCTATCTCGCCCCTCTAACAACT TGTGGAAATCTGCCTTTCCGTCGCGTGTGTAAGCGCTTTGGTGCAGACATCACATGTGGGGAGATGGCCATGTGTACAAACCTGCTGCAGGGGCACCAGTCTGAGTGGGCCCTCCTGAGGAGACACGAAAGTGAAGATGTGTTTGGTATTCAG GTGGAGGGCAGTTTCCCCGACACAATGACGAGGTGTGCAGAGCTCATCAACAACAACACTGAAGTTGATTTTGTGGACATCAACTCTGGGTGTCCCATTGATCTCGTATACAACAAG GGCGGAGGCTGTGGCTTGATGACACGTACCAGAAAATTTGAACGAATAGTCAAAGGAATGAATTAT GTCCTTGATGTCCCTCTAACAGTCAAGATCCGCACCGGTGTTCAGGAAAAGTCTAACATAGCACACAAGCTCATCCCAGAGATGAAGAATTGGGGCGTCTCAATGATTACA TTGCATGGTAGATCCAGAGAGCAGAGATACACAAAGTTAGCCGATTGGGACTATATCACAACATGTGCAAAGCTGGCTAGCCCCATCCCACTTTTTG GTAACGGAGACATTTTGTCCTATGAGGATGCAATGAAAGCGAAAGAGACCGGAGTTTCTGGGATTATGATTGCAAG GGGTGCTCTCATTAAGCCTTGGATCTTCACTGAAATCAAGGAGAGCCGACACTGGGACATTTCGTCCAGTGAGCGACTGGACATCCTAAAGGACTTCAGCAACTTTGGCCTGGAGCACTGGGGCTCTGACACTAGGGGCGTGGAGAGGACACGCACCTTCTTGCTTGAGTGGCTCTCCTTCTTGTGCCG ATATATTCCAGTGGGCCTGTTGGAGCGAGTGCCTCAGAAGATCAATGAGAGACCTCCGTACTACATGGGCAGGAACTATTTGGAGACACTGATGGCCAGTCAGAACGTAGAGGACTGGATCAGGATAAG TGAAATGCTGCTTGGACCCGTACCCAAGAATTTTGAATTCTTGCCTAAGCATAAAGCCAACTCATAtaagtga
- the mterf1 gene encoding transcription termination factor 1, mitochondrial, producing the protein MAGVPGVRALLTVQRSVTLQHSFFGFTPIHFASACFPRRLYSTSTGSTETKPPVNPENESLLENLNLMGVDVRMARQRQPGVLRKIFTNENGLAQFLQGKGAGRKVIASIISRYPRAITRSIEHLEQRWQLWRNIFQTDAEIVSILDRSPESFFRSSDNDNLEKNIDYLVSLGLNAKDLHRLLTTAPRTFSNSLELNKQMVEFLEDICTELGGSNPEQFAKMVITRNLYILIRSTKRVKTNIDNLKASLKLSDSELLALLQGHGAEILDLSNEYLKKNFNSLEQKMTALGCRKADVKKLIINYPMILYIGPDTLSSKLDCLLKGGITMKQILEKPKVLDYSTQNITGRLEELRRLGYDFQKNGINILDSSRKRFAAKIEKLSASPEE; encoded by the coding sequence ATGGCAGGAGTTCCTGGAGTGAGAGCCCTCCTCACTGTGCAGCGATCGGTGACATTGCAGCACAGCTTTTTTGGCTTCACTCCAATACATTTTGCATCAGCCTGCTTCCCCAGAAGGCTTTACAGTACTTCGACAGGAAGTACTGAAACAAAGCCGCCGGTAAACCCGGAGAATGAATCTCTGCTCGAGAACTTGAACCTCATGGGAGTTGACGTGAGGATGGCACGCCAGCGTCAGCCTGGGGTGCTTCGTAAAATCTTCACTAATGAGAACGGCCTCGCTCAGTTCCTGCAAGGAAAAGGTGCCGGCCGCAAAGTCATTGCTAGCATAATATCCCGTTATCCCCGAGCCATCACTCGCTCCATTGAACACTTGGAACAACGCTGGCAGCTGTGGAGAAACATCTTCCAGACAGACGCAGAAATCGTAAGCATCCTGGATCGCTCACCTGAGTCGTTTTTCCGCTCCAGTGATAACGACAACTTGGAAAAGAACATAGATTATCTGGTCTCACTGGGACTAAATGCCAAAGATCTCCACCGGCTGCTGACCACAGCACCGCGGACATTCTCCAACAGCTTAGAGCTCAACAAGCAAATGGTGGAGTTTCTGGAAGATATCTGCACAGAGCTCGGTGGAAGTAACCCAGAGCAGTTTGCAAAAATGGTCATAACAAGAAATCTTTACATTCTAATCAGAAGCACTAAGAGAGTCAAGACAAACATCGACAACCTGAAAGCATCACTTAAGTTGAGTGATTCAGAACTGCTGGCTCTTCTTCAAGGCCACGGGGCAGAAATTCTGGACCTTTCCAACGAGTACCTGAAAAAGAATTTCAACAGCCTGGAGCAGAAGATGACCGCACTTGGCTGTCGGAAAGCTGATGTTAAAAAACTGATCATCAACTATCCGATGATCCTCTACATTGGGCCTGACACTCTGAGCTCTAAACTAGACTGTCTTTTAAAAGGAGGAATAACAATGAAGCAGATACTGGAAAAGCCCAAAGTTTTGGACTACAGCACACAAAACATTACAGGGCGACTAGAGGAACTGAGAAGGTTGGGCTATGACTTCCAGAAGAATGGCATCAACATCCTCGATTCAAGTCGAAAGCGGTTTGCCgcaaaaatagaaaaacttTCTGCCTCACCAGAAGAATGA
- the LOC101463622 gene encoding zona pellucida sperm-binding protein 4, which yields MAGCRLELLLVLTWTLLPVSVRGWERINETELRSLYEPGERGEPHDPTDYSSGLDQGEAKILEDVVLEAEGVASSENFDSDVDYVDYDDLAVDDSRPTHYGGGVDRGFQVKFEDEPPRSWPGSCNPTAADLEVVCSESGFQITLPTGPLSEVKVFGSGDSLLPIVGAPENCGYEVDPLKNTLTVPFNGCNVERHADGFSLQLLYTDTLGQRRVSTTSCNKFDPEMVPRSGGGPLPCVKLVRDPQALVPPPMLPVPPVPQPGLPQPAFPQSSPTLRQHCSIPVGEQVRCGHYGISVSECRAMGCCVDLLASVCYYPLEECTVDQHFVFAIRYNSASIPVDPTRLIVPGNPECKPAIVNNQVAIFKFKVTECGTHSYDVGEVTIYLAEVQSIVLALNLKYGVITRTDPLRFLIECRYNKWGTAQSMASVGYMVKTPPSSMPSSVISNSLYGVELRIAKDETYSSFYDHHHQPLRLLLGRPVYLELRLSSPNADAIILVNYCLAYPRSAKNALVLIYEGCANPHDPHVSILKVSNVPGVNHEKRFIVSAFQFMDQRTNKYLNEEIYFMCSAEVCLPAEKRCDERCFDGRVQ from the exons ATGGCTGGGTGTAGGCTCGAGCTGCTGCTAGTCCTGACTTGGACTCTGCTGCCGGTGTCCGTCCGGGGGTGGGAGCGCATAAATGAAACTGAGCTTCGCAGTTTGTATGAGCCCGGAGAGAGGGGCGAACCACATGACCCTACAG ATTACAGTAGTGGCCTTGACCAGGGTGAAGCTAAAATTCTTGAAGATGTGGTCCTTGAAGCCGAAGGTGTTGCCAGCAGTGAAAACTTTGACTCCGATGTTGACTATGTTGACTATGATGACTTGGCCGTAGATGATTCTAGACCCACGCACTATGGTGGTGGTGTGGACCGTGGGTTCCAGGTAAAATTTGAAGATGAGCCTCCAAGGAGCTGGCCAGGCAGTTGTAATCCAACTGCTGCTGATCTAGAAGTTGTTTGCAGTGAAAGTGGCTTCCAAATTACTCTGCCAACAGGACCTTTGAGTGAGGTTAAGGTGTTTG GCTCTGGGGACAGTCTGCTGCCTATTGTTGGTGCGCCAGAAAACTGTGGTTATGAAGTGGATCCGCTGAAGAACACCTTAACTGTACCCTTCAATGGGTGCAATGTGGAGCGGCAT GCGGATGGCTTCAGTCTACAGCTGTTGTACACCGATACACTTGGCCAGAGACGAGTGTCGACCACATCTTGCAACAAGTTTGATCCAGAAATGGTGCCACGTTCAGGTGGTGGGCCCTTGCCGTGTGTTAAACTGGTCAGAGATCCACAAGCACTGGTTCCACCACCTATGTTACCGGTTCCTCCAGTACCACAACCAGGATTGCCCCAACCAGCATTCCCTCAATCAtcaccaacattaagacaac aTTGCAGCATCCCTGTGGGAGAGCAGGTGAGATGTGGTCATTATGGAATATCTGTCTCAGAATGTCGGGCCATGGGCTGTTGTGTGGATTTGCTAGCGTCTGTCTGCTACTACCCACTTGAAG AGTGCACAGTGGATCAACATTTTGTATTTGCCATTCGGTACAACTCTGCATCCATCCCTGTGGATCCTACCAGACTGATTGTTCCTGGAAATCCAGAGTGTAAACCAGCCATTGTTAACAACCAGGTCGCCATCTTTAAGTTCAAAGTTACAGAATGTGGAACCCATTCTTAC GATGTTGGTGAGGTGACGATATACCTGGCTGAAGTGCAGAGTATTGTTCTTGCTCTCAATCTAAAGTATGGTGTCATTACAAGAACTGATCCACTCAG ATTTCTGATTGAGTGCCGCTATAACAAATGGGGCACTGCTCAATCAATGGCTAGTGTTGGCTACATGGTGAAGACCCCACCTTCCAGTATGCCTTCTTCAGTCATCTCTAACAGTTTATATGGTGTCGAGTTGAGAATTGCCAAAG ATGAGACTTATTCAAGTTTCTATGACCATCACCATCAGCCCTTGCGGCTGCTCCTCGGCCGCCCTGTGTATCTTGAATTGCGCCTCAGCTCTCCTAACGCAGATGCAATAATTCTTGTGAATTACTGCCTGGCATATCCTCGTTCTGCAAAAAATGCTCTGGTGCTAATCTATGAAGG GTGTGCCAATCCTCATGACCCACATGTGTCCATACTTAAAGTCAGCAATGTTCCTGGAGTGAatcatgaaaaacgctttatagTGAGTGCCTTCCAGTTCATGGATCAAAGGACAAACAAGTACCTAAATGAAGAG ATTTATTTCATGTGCTCTGCAGAAGTTTGTCTGCCAGCAGAAAAGAGATGTGATGAGCGGTGCTTTGATGGGAGG GTTCAATAA